One part of the Caproiciproducens sp. CPB-2 genome encodes these proteins:
- a CDS encoding O-acetylhomoserine aminocarboxypropyltransferase/cysteine synthase family protein: MSHYHLDTDCIHAGYEPGNGEPRALPIVQSTTFKYDSAETLGELFDLKADGFFYTRLGNPTIDAVEKKIAALEGGVGALLTSSGQAASLISVLNICPAGGHVVCSSAIYGGTFNLFYKTMREMGLEFTFLAPGCTKEELNAAFRPNTRCVFAETLTNPSLVVTDLELFAKTAHAHGVPLIVDNTFPTPINCRPFAFGADIVTHSTTKYMDGHAVQVGGAIVDSGNFNWENGKFPGLTEPDESYHGIVYTKQFGKAAYIVKARAHLMRDLGAQSSPNNAFLLNLGLETLALRMERHCSNALAVATHLEQNDKIAWVNYPGLKSSKYYELAKKYMPNGTCGVISFGIKGGREAAAGFMEGLKLASIVIHVADLRTCVLHPASTTHRQLNDDQLREAGIGPDMIRMSVGIENIADILEDIDQSLNNL, encoded by the coding sequence TTGAGCCATTACCATCTTGATACGGACTGCATCCACGCGGGTTACGAACCGGGAAACGGAGAACCGCGCGCACTGCCCATTGTGCAGAGCACAACCTTTAAATACGACAGCGCGGAAACGCTCGGCGAGCTCTTCGACCTGAAGGCCGACGGATTCTTCTACACCCGCCTGGGCAACCCGACCATTGACGCGGTGGAAAAAAAGATCGCCGCCCTGGAAGGCGGCGTCGGCGCGCTGCTGACCTCCTCCGGTCAGGCGGCTTCCCTGATATCGGTGCTCAACATCTGCCCCGCGGGCGGCCATGTGGTCTGCTCCAGCGCAATTTACGGCGGCACCTTCAACCTGTTTTACAAAACCATGCGCGAAATGGGACTGGAATTCACCTTTCTTGCCCCCGGCTGCACGAAGGAAGAGCTGAACGCCGCTTTCCGGCCGAACACGCGCTGCGTATTCGCGGAGACGCTGACCAATCCTTCGCTCGTCGTAACCGATTTAGAGCTGTTCGCGAAAACGGCGCACGCGCACGGTGTCCCCCTCATTGTAGACAACACCTTCCCCACTCCCATCAACTGCCGCCCGTTTGCTTTCGGCGCCGACATCGTCACCCACTCCACCACGAAGTACATGGACGGTCACGCCGTTCAGGTCGGCGGAGCGATTGTGGACAGCGGGAATTTCAACTGGGAAAACGGAAAGTTCCCCGGCCTGACCGAACCGGACGAATCCTATCACGGAATCGTCTATACAAAGCAGTTCGGCAAAGCGGCCTACATTGTAAAAGCCCGCGCGCATCTGATGCGGGACCTTGGCGCGCAGTCGAGCCCGAACAACGCGTTCCTGCTCAACCTGGGATTGGAAACGCTCGCGCTCAGAATGGAACGGCACTGTTCCAACGCGCTCGCCGTGGCGACGCATCTGGAGCAGAATGACAAAATCGCGTGGGTAAACTATCCCGGCCTGAAAAGCAGCAAATATTACGAACTCGCGAAAAAGTATATGCCAAACGGCACCTGCGGCGTGATTTCCTTCGGGATAAAGGGCGGGCGCGAAGCCGCCGCCGGATTTATGGAGGGCTTAAAGCTCGCGTCCATCGTCATCCATGTGGCGGACCTGCGCACCTGCGTGCTTCACCCGGCCAGCACGACCCACCGCCAGCTGAACGACGATCAGCTCAGGGAGGCGGGCATCGGCCCCGACATGATCCGGATGTCGGTCGGCATCGAAAACATCGCGGATATCCTTGAGGATATCGACCAGTCGCTGAATAACCTGTAA
- a CDS encoding glutamate synthase, which produces MKINADNQHFKDLNNEIRVSSEADITVDNCLGQRYIASGMSGKNITINGVPGNDLGCYLNGATIRVNGNAQDATGDTMNEGTIIINGSSGDATGYAMRGGKILVRGNAGYRAGIHMKAYQTHQPLIMIGGETGNFLGEYQAGGTIVVLGLGSEKKVPVGNLCGTGMHGGKIYLRCEALPEDLPKQVQAAPASPEDMAAIDGHLDEFCGIFHIDKREVLSRNFYVLTPNTKNPYKSLYTFN; this is translated from the coding sequence ATGAAAATCAATGCGGACAATCAACATTTCAAAGACCTGAACAACGAAATCCGTGTCTCCTCGGAAGCGGATATCACGGTGGACAACTGCCTTGGGCAGCGCTACATCGCCTCCGGCATGAGCGGGAAAAACATCACGATCAACGGAGTGCCGGGCAACGATCTGGGCTGCTATCTGAACGGCGCCACCATCCGGGTAAACGGCAACGCGCAGGACGCCACCGGCGACACCATGAACGAGGGGACCATCATCATCAACGGTTCCAGCGGAGACGCCACCGGCTACGCGATGCGCGGAGGAAAAATCCTCGTGCGGGGCAACGCGGGGTACCGCGCGGGCATCCATATGAAGGCGTATCAGACGCACCAGCCGCTGATCATGATCGGCGGCGAGACCGGCAACTTTCTGGGCGAGTACCAGGCCGGCGGCACTATCGTCGTGCTGGGCCTGGGTTCCGAAAAAAAGGTGCCCGTGGGCAACCTTTGCGGAACGGGAATGCACGGCGGCAAAATTTACCTCCGCTGCGAGGCGCTTCCGGAGGATCTGCCGAAGCAGGTGCAGGCGGCCCCCGCCTCCCCGGAGGACATGGCGGCAATCGACGGCCATCTCGACGAATTCTGCGGTATTTTCCATATCGATAAGCGGGAAGTGCTTTCCAGAAACTTCTATGTCTTAACGCCCAATACGAAAAATCCGTATAAATCGCTCTATACATTTAACTGA
- a CDS encoding dipicolinate synthase subunit B, translated as MKSLTFGYALCGSFCTFDKAIEQIRVLVEAGYDILPIMSQNAATTDTRFGKADDFIWEIEDLCDKKIIKSMVEAEPIGPKKMVDLMIVAPCTGNTLAKIANGITDTTVTMAVKSNLRIGRPVLLAPATNDALAASAQNIAKLLNTKNIYFVPMKQDDPGKKPTSVVADFSLIQPAALAALEGRQLQPILL; from the coding sequence ATGAAAAGCCTTACTTTCGGTTACGCCCTCTGCGGTTCCTTCTGCACCTTCGACAAGGCGATCGAGCAAATCCGCGTCCTTGTTGAAGCGGGGTACGACATTCTGCCGATCATGTCGCAGAACGCCGCGACGACGGACACCCGCTTTGGGAAAGCGGACGATTTTATCTGGGAGATCGAAGACCTCTGCGATAAAAAAATCATCAAAAGCATGGTGGAGGCGGAACCCATCGGGCCGAAAAAGATGGTCGACCTGATGATCGTCGCTCCCTGCACCGGCAACACGCTGGCCAAAATCGCGAACGGAATCACCGACACCACCGTGACCATGGCGGTGAAGTCCAACCTGCGCATCGGCAGGCCGGTGCTTCTGGCCCCTGCCACAAACGACGCGCTCGCCGCGTCGGCGCAGAATATCGCAAAATTACTCAATACCAAAAACATCTATTTCGTTCCTATGAAACAGGATGACCCTGGCAAAAAGCCGACCTCCGTGGTCGCGGACTTCAGCCTGATTCAGCCCGCGGCGCTTGCCGCGCTGGAGGGAAGGCAGCTTCAGCCCATCCTGCTGTGA
- the murC gene encoding UDP-N-acetylmuramate--L-alanine ligase yields MDYQDTLSKVKKIHFVGIGGSGMCPIAEILYHRGYELTGSDTNESDTLARIRSYGIPVSMGHRPENIGDAEMLVYTAAVKADNPELVAAREKGIPVVERSVMLGMVTRRYPHPVAVSGTHGKTTTTAMITQILLHAGKDPSAVIGGKLPLIGGNGRVGKSGTIVCEACEYVDTFLQLNPETSIILNIDADHLDYFGTVENIIKSFHQFALQTSKTLIVNGDDANTMKAVEGIKNASVVTFGLNPSNEYYADHIADTKGARECFSVMKNGEKLADVTLSIPGKHNIYNALASFAAADSMGVKADTIAESLHQFTGVHRRFEILGTFGGITVADDFAHHPTELTATLSAAMKMNFRRVWAVFQPHTYSRTYLLLDEFAKALSIPDRVVLSEILAVREENTYHIYAKDLADKIPGSVWFKTFEEITEYVTANAEDGDLILTLGGGDVYKCANMIVKKYRER; encoded by the coding sequence ATGGATTATCAAGATACTTTATCCAAGGTTAAGAAAATACATTTTGTGGGAATCGGCGGTTCCGGCATGTGCCCGATCGCTGAAATCCTGTACCACCGCGGCTATGAACTGACCGGGTCGGACACCAACGAGTCCGATACGCTCGCCAGGATCCGTTCCTACGGAATTCCCGTCTCAATGGGTCACAGGCCGGAAAACATAGGCGACGCCGAAATGCTCGTGTACACGGCGGCCGTCAAGGCCGACAACCCGGAGCTTGTCGCCGCCCGCGAAAAGGGAATCCCGGTTGTGGAGCGCTCCGTCATGCTCGGCATGGTGACGCGCCGCTACCCGCACCCGGTGGCGGTTTCCGGTACGCACGGCAAGACGACCACGACCGCGATGATTACCCAGATTCTGCTTCACGCGGGAAAAGACCCCTCGGCTGTCATCGGCGGAAAGCTCCCGCTGATCGGCGGGAACGGGCGCGTGGGCAAATCCGGCACCATCGTCTGCGAGGCGTGCGAATATGTGGACACCTTTTTGCAGCTGAACCCCGAAACGTCGATCATCCTCAACATAGACGCCGACCATCTGGATTACTTCGGGACGGTGGAGAATATCATAAAATCCTTCCATCAGTTTGCGCTCCAGACGTCAAAGACGCTCATTGTCAACGGCGACGACGCCAATACCATGAAGGCGGTGGAGGGCATAAAAAATGCGTCCGTCGTTACGTTCGGCCTGAACCCGTCCAATGAGTATTACGCCGATCATATCGCGGACACAAAAGGGGCAAGGGAATGCTTCTCGGTGATGAAAAACGGGGAAAAGCTCGCGGATGTAACGCTGAGTATCCCCGGAAAGCACAATATCTATAACGCGCTGGCTTCGTTTGCCGCGGCGGACAGCATGGGCGTTAAGGCAGACACCATCGCGGAAAGCCTGCACCAGTTTACCGGCGTCCACAGGCGTTTTGAAATCCTCGGCACGTTCGGCGGGATTACGGTTGCCGACGACTTTGCGCACCATCCCACGGAACTGACGGCGACCCTTTCCGCCGCCATGAAAATGAATTTCCGGCGCGTGTGGGCGGTTTTCCAGCCCCACACCTATTCCAGAACCTACCTGCTTCTGGACGAATTCGCAAAGGCGCTTTCCATCCCGGACAGGGTTGTCCTTTCCGAAATCCTCGCGGTGCGCGAGGAGAACACCTACCATATTTACGCAAAGGATCTGGCCGACAAAATCCCGGGCAGCGTATGGTTTAAAACCTTTGAGGAAATTACGGAGTACGTGACCGCCAACGCGGAAGACGGCGATCTGATCCTTACCCTGGGCGGCGGCGACGTTTACAAATGCGCGAACATGATTGTAAAAAAATACAGGGAACGCTGA
- the dpsA gene encoding dipicolinate synthase subunit DpsA codes for MVDINSFGVLGGDKRQIALAESIASDGYTVYVYGFDNIEFSKDVKKADLEEIIIRCENMILPLPVTADGSHLNMVFSENSIELNDSFAELMRNKQVYGGMMGKLYQTSDVWDSIDAYDYYTREEFAVHNAVPAAEGAIEIAMREYPGTVSQSKCLVVGYGRIGKILAMMLRGLGASVTVSARRYSDIAWIESFGYSSALTDKICDKDQYDVIFNTAPALIFNRRMLSKMRSKPLIIDLSSPPGGVDYEAAQKFGIKAIHALSLPGKVAPKTAGEIIKNTIYNMMEE; via the coding sequence ATGGTCGATATAAACAGTTTCGGCGTACTGGGCGGTGACAAACGCCAGATTGCGCTGGCCGAATCCATTGCGTCGGACGGCTACACCGTCTATGTCTATGGATTTGACAACATCGAATTTTCCAAGGACGTAAAAAAGGCGGATCTTGAAGAAATAATAATCCGGTGTGAAAATATGATCCTTCCGCTGCCGGTTACGGCGGACGGCAGTCATCTGAATATGGTTTTCAGCGAAAACAGCATCGAGCTGAACGACAGCTTTGCCGAACTGATGAGAAATAAACAGGTTTACGGAGGAATGATGGGAAAGCTTTACCAGACCAGCGACGTGTGGGATTCCATCGACGCCTATGATTATTATACCCGGGAGGAATTCGCCGTGCACAACGCCGTTCCCGCCGCGGAAGGCGCGATCGAGATCGCGATGCGCGAGTACCCCGGTACCGTCAGCCAGAGCAAATGCCTTGTTGTCGGCTACGGAAGAATCGGAAAAATTCTGGCGATGATGCTGCGCGGGCTGGGAGCTTCGGTGACGGTGAGCGCCCGCAGATATTCCGATATCGCCTGGATCGAATCCTTCGGGTATTCCTCCGCCCTGACGGACAAAATCTGCGACAAAGATCAGTACGACGTTATTTTCAACACGGCGCCCGCTTTGATATTCAACCGGCGCATGCTTTCGAAGATGCGCTCCAAACCGCTGATCATCGACCTTTCGTCCCCGCCCGGCGGCGTGGATTACGAAGCCGCGCAGAAATTCGGCATCAAGGCGATCCACGCTCTTTCCCTGCCCGGAAAGGTCGCTCCGAAAACCGCCGGTGAAATCATCAAAAATACCATTTATAATATGATGGAGGAGTGA